From a region of the Latilactobacillus sakei genome:
- a CDS encoding N-acetylmuramidase — protein MAKKKKRRTTKKWYNTKKRQPTEWLVVLLGVLFALGVGLVLYIQYTGAQTQERLANEAKQEELAKVKKKKEFINQLAPYAQELQQKYHVLSSITLAQAILESDWGKSSLAADYHNYFGIKGDDPDNTKEMTTKEYLNGQWVTTTARFRVYRDYRESMLDHVLLFAHGTSWDHNHYQHVVAATNYTQAAQALKQDGYATDPNYPEKLIELVKTYRLDQFD, from the coding sequence GTGGCGAAGAAGAAAAAACGGCGCACGACCAAAAAATGGTACAACACTAAAAAGAGACAACCGACAGAATGGCTAGTCGTCCTGTTGGGCGTTTTATTTGCTCTGGGAGTTGGGTTAGTCCTATATATTCAATACACCGGTGCACAAACTCAGGAACGCTTAGCCAATGAGGCCAAACAAGAAGAATTAGCTAAAGTGAAGAAGAAAAAAGAATTCATTAATCAATTAGCACCCTATGCACAAGAATTACAACAAAAATACCATGTACTTTCTAGTATTACACTGGCCCAAGCCATCTTAGAAAGTGATTGGGGCAAAAGCTCACTTGCAGCGGATTACCATAACTATTTTGGGATTAAAGGCGATGACCCGGATAATACCAAAGAGATGACCACTAAGGAATACTTGAATGGCCAATGGGTGACGACTACCGCGCGCTTTCGCGTTTACCGTGACTATCGCGAGTCTATGTTAGATCACGTCTTACTCTTTGCGCACGGGACCTCTTGGGATCATAATCATTATCAACACGTTGTGGCAGCCACCAATTATACACAGGCAGCCCAAGCGCTCAAGCAAGATGGTTATGCAACGGATCCTAATTATCCGGAGAAGTTAATCGAACTCGTCAAGACCTATCGATTGGACCAATTTGATTGA
- a CDS encoding oxidoreductase produces the protein MTTLNWGIMGLGNIAGSFATYFNQPDGQIYGAASRSLEKATAFTQQYHIPHAYGSYAEMLADPAIDIIYVATPHNYHFDGIMASLNAGKHVFCEKAITMNRRELNAAKALAAEKHLILAEAMTIYHMPLFAEIERQQVAQDLGALKSIQVTFGSFKELDPTNRFFNPELAGGAMLDIGVYALAFARRMLSAKPELIATQWVPSESGVDQQSTLLLNNAHQEMVTVTLNLHAKMPKQGVLVYEKGYVTVDDYPRPDKAQLTFPDGTTQIIQAGDATNAMNYELHDFQEVVRGHQANDTLALTSDVMDIMTDARAQWGFVYPFEQPSDLN, from the coding sequence TTGACAACTCTTAACTGGGGCATTATGGGTCTAGGCAATATTGCCGGTAGTTTTGCAACTTACTTCAACCAACCGGACGGCCAAATCTATGGTGCTGCTTCTCGTTCATTAGAAAAGGCAACCGCCTTCACCCAACAATATCATATCCCTCATGCTTATGGTAGTTACGCTGAGATGTTGGCCGATCCTGCCATTGATATTATCTACGTCGCCACACCTCACAACTATCACTTCGATGGGATTATGGCGAGTTTAAACGCTGGTAAACATGTCTTTTGCGAAAAGGCCATCACCATGAACCGCCGCGAATTAAACGCTGCTAAAGCACTAGCGGCCGAAAAGCATTTAATCTTAGCCGAAGCCATGACGATTTATCATATGCCACTTTTTGCAGAAATTGAACGTCAACAAGTTGCTCAAGATTTAGGGGCCCTAAAATCAATTCAGGTTACTTTTGGGAGCTTCAAAGAACTTGATCCAACCAATCGCTTTTTCAACCCTGAATTAGCCGGTGGCGCGATGTTAGATATCGGTGTTTACGCCCTCGCATTTGCGCGGCGGATGCTGAGTGCTAAGCCAGAATTGATTGCCACCCAATGGGTCCCATCAGAATCCGGTGTCGACCAACAATCAACACTCCTCCTTAACAATGCCCATCAAGAAATGGTAACTGTTACCCTTAATCTTCACGCAAAGATGCCTAAACAAGGCGTCCTCGTTTATGAAAAAGGTTATGTGACCGTCGATGATTATCCACGACCAGATAAGGCCCAATTAACCTTCCCTGATGGGACTACTCAAATCATCCAAGCGGGCGATGCTACCAACGCTATGAACTACGAATTACACGACTTCCAAGAAGTTGTTCGAGGTCATCAAGCAAATGACACACTCGCCCTAACAAGCGACGTCATGGACATTATGACCGACGCTCGCGCCCAATGGGGGTTTGTTTACCCATTTGAACAACCTTCAGACTTAAATTAA
- a CDS encoding N-acetyltransferase, giving the protein MLAYQTIAPNEREDYLPYLRLADEEIGMIRRYLNDGQLYSLRLAGQSTVIGVMHVTFAKQGQVELKNIALLPAYRGQGYGQQALGDLKQMMADLGYRTLLVGTGDGSLAAIAFYLRQGFRFDHIRKGFFEQYQAPIIENGIQLQDMVVLSQPL; this is encoded by the coding sequence ATGTTAGCGTATCAAACGATTGCACCAAACGAGCGTGAGGATTACTTACCTTATTTACGACTAGCAGATGAAGAAATCGGGATGATTCGCCGTTATTTAAACGATGGTCAGCTCTACAGTCTTCGTTTAGCCGGCCAATCAACTGTGATTGGTGTTATGCATGTGACGTTTGCCAAACAGGGACAAGTCGAATTGAAGAATATCGCCTTATTGCCAGCTTATCGGGGACAAGGTTATGGGCAACAAGCACTCGGTGATTTGAAACAGATGATGGCTGACTTAGGGTATCGAACATTGCTGGTAGGCACTGGGGATGGTAGCTTAGCGGCAATTGCCTTCTATCTACGCCAGGGATTTCGCTTTGATCATATTCGTAAAGGCTTTTTTGAACAATATCAAGCACCAATTATCGAAAATGGGATTCAATTGCAGGATATGGTGGTTTTGAGTCAACCACTATAA
- a CDS encoding cold-shock protein, translating into MENGTVKWFNAEKGYGFVTREDGSDVFVHFSAIQGEGYKTLEEGQSVSFDIEESDRGPQAVNVNKN; encoded by the coding sequence ATGGAAAACGGAACTGTAAAATGGTTTAACGCAGAAAAAGGTTATGGCTTTGTAACTCGCGAAGATGGTAGTGATGTATTCGTACATTTCTCAGCTATCCAAGGTGAAGGCTACAAGACTCTTGAAGAAGGTCAAAGCGTTTCTTTCGATATCGAAGAAAGCGATCGTGGACCACAAGCCGTTAACGTAAACAAAAACTAA
- a CDS encoding ECF transporter S component yields the protein MTRNSSAYKISILAILTALLMIQSFVPMVGYIYILPGLPGVTTMHLTVIIGAIILGTRGGATLGAIWGTLSLIHAYTAPVDALTLLIFQNPVIAILPRLMVGLVAGLLYQHLQNTKAGQRGSMAIAAFLGTIVNTTLVILLTWAFYSQQAAGIYKTDVSHLIIVMLSAVAINALMEIALAVIVTPFVAKPLLRFKRE from the coding sequence ATGACACGTAATTCATCAGCGTATAAGATTAGCATTTTAGCGATTCTAACGGCACTGTTAATGATCCAGAGTTTTGTGCCAATGGTTGGTTATATTTATATTTTACCTGGATTGCCAGGGGTCACAACAATGCATTTAACCGTCATCATTGGGGCAATTATCTTAGGCACTCGCGGTGGGGCAACGCTAGGCGCAATCTGGGGCACTTTATCCTTGATTCATGCCTATACAGCGCCTGTCGATGCATTAACCCTGTTAATTTTCCAGAACCCAGTAATCGCTATTTTACCGCGTTTAATGGTGGGGTTAGTGGCGGGATTATTGTATCAACACTTACAGAATACTAAAGCGGGTCAACGTGGCTCGATGGCGATCGCCGCTTTCTTGGGTACCATTGTCAATACGACGTTAGTCATTTTGTTGACATGGGCTTTTTACAGCCAACAAGCAGCCGGGATTTATAAAACGGACGTCAGTCACTTAATTATCGTGATGTTGAGTGCTGTGGCGATTAACGCCTTGATGGAAATAGCCTTAGCGGTGATTGTAACACCATTTGTGGCCAAGCCATTGTTAAGATTTAAACGCGAATAA
- a CDS encoding N-acetyltransferase, whose amino-acid sequence MFIETANLTDIGALTTLYQALTTEMHTLQPTNYQEKSSPDFFTWKMMVEDNRQIVYITRNQDQITSFCHVTTAQTSPSNLFISHQFAYVTALYVHPDYRRQGLATALLAQARTWQKEKQLAFLELTVLGNNQSALQLYQKLGFVTQNQTLRQV is encoded by the coding sequence ATGTTTATCGAAACCGCTAATTTAACCGATATTGGTGCTTTAACGACGCTTTATCAAGCTTTAACAACTGAAATGCACACCCTTCAACCGACTAATTACCAAGAAAAGAGTAGCCCTGATTTTTTCACCTGGAAAATGATGGTTGAAGACAACCGCCAAATCGTCTATATCACTCGCAATCAGGATCAGATAACGAGCTTTTGCCACGTTACCACGGCCCAAACCAGTCCTTCCAATCTCTTTATCAGTCATCAATTTGCCTACGTCACTGCATTATACGTCCATCCGGACTATCGTCGACAAGGACTTGCGACGGCATTATTAGCACAGGCCCGTACTTGGCAGAAAGAAAAACAACTCGCCTTTTTGGAGTTAACCGTCTTGGGCAATAACCAATCCGCCCTACAACTTTATCAAAAACTAGGCTTTGTGACGCAAAATCAAACACTCCGACAAGTTTAA
- a CDS encoding SprT family protein has protein sequence MMTDQELTQLIQNISVTTFNRPFSHQANFNRRLKTTGGRYHLQDHHIDINPLMVAQGPVVLEGIIKHELCHYHLHLLHRGYRHRDQDFKRLLQQVGGARFAPSITTKKAAPKRLAYQCTKCGQLYQRQRHINTARYVCRRCHGHLKLIKEN, from the coding sequence ATGATGACGGATCAAGAATTAACGCAACTCATCCAAAATATTTCAGTAACCACGTTTAATCGGCCGTTTAGCCACCAAGCAAACTTTAATCGGCGCCTAAAAACCACAGGGGGTCGGTATCATCTGCAAGACCACCACATCGACATTAACCCGTTGATGGTTGCCCAAGGGCCGGTTGTTTTAGAAGGCATCATTAAACATGAGCTGTGTCATTACCACCTGCATTTATTGCACCGTGGCTATCGGCATCGTGATCAAGACTTTAAGCGGCTCTTACAACAGGTTGGTGGGGCGCGCTTTGCACCATCAATCACGACTAAAAAAGCAGCACCAAAACGATTAGCTTATCAATGCACCAAATGTGGTCAGTTGTATCAACGACAACGGCATATTAACACGGCACGTTACGTGTGTCGTCGCTGCCATGGCCATTTAAAATTAATAAAAGAAAATTAA
- a CDS encoding RNA-binding transcriptional accessory protein encodes MTDIQQLVTKQLTQYRPQQINAVLTLLDEGNTVPFVARYRKERTGSLDEVQIREIEHTFQYLTTLEKRKTDIIKNIAEQAKLTPALQKQIEAASQLQVLEDLYLPYKQKRRTKATIAKEAGLEPFANMLAQLPNFSEQVLLEKAADYLNPDQKITDTDAVLAGVHEIIAENISETATFRDWTRQYTRQNGQIVSQVKDADSDDKQVYQIYYDFAAPINKIAEHQYLAINRGEHEGILKVKLEVAENMIVGHIAQAVIHGQDSAAAQIIKTAIEDAYKRFIGPAIERELRKQLKEKADQQAIAVFGDNLKHLLLQPPLKGKVVLGFDPAYRTGCKLAVVDGTGKFLDKLVIYPHKPAAAPKRAAAADEFKQFLEKYNVEMIAIGNGTASRESEEFVASVLKTISREIFYVIVNEAGASVYSASDTARAEFPDLHVEERSAISIARRLQDPLAELIKIDPQAVGVGQYQHDVAQKELTTQLDTVIEDVVNSVGVNLNTASPQLLQHISGLSATTAQNIVQYRNENGLYQKRSELKKVPRLGPKAFEQAVGFLRIIGGDNPLDNTDIHPESYPVAKAILKSLGLTLKALGTPELSAAIKQLTVTDLATELAVGSETLEDILSGLQKPGRDLRDQMTAPLLRHDVLTLADLKPNMALEGTVRNVIDFGAFVDIGVKHDGLVHISQLANHFVKHPSDEVAVGDVVQVWVLSVDQERERVQLTMKAPKATD; translated from the coding sequence ATGACTGATATTCAACAACTTGTCACCAAACAACTAACGCAATATCGCCCACAACAAATTAATGCCGTGTTAACCTTATTAGACGAAGGGAACACTGTACCGTTTGTGGCGCGCTATCGTAAGGAACGAACGGGTAGTTTAGACGAAGTTCAAATTCGCGAAATCGAACACACCTTCCAATACCTAACAACGCTTGAAAAACGCAAGACCGATATTATCAAAAATATCGCCGAACAAGCTAAGCTAACGCCAGCGCTACAAAAGCAAATCGAAGCCGCTAGCCAACTACAAGTACTTGAGGATCTATACCTACCTTATAAGCAAAAGCGCCGGACAAAGGCGACGATTGCCAAAGAAGCTGGATTAGAACCGTTTGCCAACATGCTTGCGCAATTACCGAACTTTTCAGAACAAGTCCTCCTGGAAAAAGCGGCCGATTATCTTAATCCAGACCAAAAGATTACGGATACAGATGCTGTTTTAGCAGGTGTGCACGAAATTATCGCTGAAAACATTAGTGAAACAGCGACTTTCCGGGACTGGACACGGCAATATACCCGTCAAAACGGGCAAATTGTGAGTCAGGTGAAAGACGCCGATAGCGATGATAAGCAAGTTTATCAAATCTATTATGATTTTGCAGCACCGATTAATAAGATTGCGGAACATCAATATTTGGCCATTAATCGTGGTGAACACGAGGGTATCTTGAAGGTGAAGTTAGAAGTTGCCGAAAATATGATTGTTGGTCATATTGCCCAAGCTGTCATTCATGGTCAAGATTCAGCTGCCGCCCAAATTATTAAGACGGCCATTGAAGACGCCTATAAACGGTTCATTGGTCCGGCCATTGAACGTGAATTACGGAAACAGTTAAAAGAAAAGGCTGATCAACAAGCGATTGCTGTCTTTGGTGATAATTTAAAGCATCTTTTATTACAACCGCCTTTAAAAGGGAAAGTTGTTTTAGGCTTTGATCCAGCGTACCGGACAGGCTGTAAATTAGCTGTTGTTGATGGGACTGGAAAATTTCTAGATAAATTAGTGATCTACCCACATAAACCCGCCGCAGCGCCTAAACGAGCAGCAGCTGCCGATGAATTCAAGCAATTCCTTGAAAAATATAACGTCGAAATGATTGCAATCGGTAACGGGACTGCTAGTCGGGAGTCTGAAGAATTTGTAGCGTCAGTTTTAAAAACCATTTCCCGGGAAATCTTTTATGTGATTGTCAACGAAGCAGGGGCTTCCGTTTATTCAGCAAGTGATACAGCGCGAGCTGAATTTCCAGATCTACACGTTGAAGAGCGAAGTGCGATTAGTATCGCACGGCGCTTGCAAGATCCACTAGCAGAATTGATTAAGATTGATCCGCAAGCAGTCGGTGTCGGGCAATACCAACACGATGTTGCTCAAAAGGAATTGACGACGCAATTAGATACAGTCATTGAAGATGTTGTCAATAGCGTGGGTGTTAACTTGAACACTGCTAGTCCACAACTCTTACAACATATTTCTGGGTTATCAGCGACGACGGCTCAAAATATTGTCCAATATCGTAACGAAAACGGCTTATATCAAAAACGGAGCGAATTGAAGAAAGTGCCGCGCTTAGGTCCGAAGGCATTTGAACAAGCCGTTGGATTCTTGCGGATCATTGGGGGCGATAACCCGCTAGATAATACTGATATTCATCCTGAAAGTTATCCAGTAGCCAAGGCGATTTTAAAATCATTAGGTCTAACCTTAAAGGCGCTAGGCACACCAGAATTGTCAGCAGCAATTAAGCAATTAACAGTGACTGATTTGGCGACCGAATTAGCAGTCGGCTCTGAAACCCTTGAAGATATCTTAAGCGGTTTACAAAAACCGGGTCGTGATTTGCGGGATCAAATGACAGCGCCGTTGCTACGACATGATGTCCTAACGCTTGCCGATTTGAAACCGAATATGGCCCTAGAAGGCACCGTGCGGAATGTCATTGATTTCGGGGCATTTGTAGATATTGGCGTTAAACATGATGGCTTAGTTCATATTTCGCAATTAGCCAATCACTTTGTTAAACATCCGTCTGATGAAGTTGCAGTTGGCGACGTCGTTCAGGTTTGGGTTTTAAGCGTCGATCAAGAACGTGAACGGGTTCAATTGACGATGAAGGCGCCTAAAGCAACTGATTAA
- a CDS encoding ATPase, which translates to MVDKQTTFFTQSTDATLKALATTPQGLTQEQVEKRLAENGRNQLTEKKRKSLAIRFLEQFKDFMIIVLLVAAMIAGFLAHEWPDAFIILAVVILNAIFGVFQEAKAEQAIDALKEMATPDAHVRRDGEIVTIKSEELVVGDIVLLEAGDIVPADLRLLESAALKIEESALTGESVPVDKTVDTLTDPESGIGDRTNMAFMNSNVTYGRGVGVVTGTGMQTEVGKIAGMLNQADETTTPLQMNLSQLGKSLTIMILIIAAIVFVVGYLRHAQSPINMLLTAISLAVAAIPEGLPAIVTIILALGTQKMVKRKAIVRKLPAVETLGSTDIIASDKTGTLTMNQMTVEKIFTNNQLQDAGATLSADNLTLKIMNLANDTKIKADGEMIGDPTETALIAYGRDKDFDIKAALAAEPRVAEVPFDSERKLMTTVHQQADGQFLMTTKGAPDELLKRVTHYIDAQGVVQPMDDAERQLLLDTNHSLAKQALRVLALAYKVLPSVPATVDPTIETDLIFAGLVGMIDPERPEAKQAVTDAHSAGIRTLMITGDHRDTAEAIALRLGIITPEEDADAAVITGAELDQMDDQEFAKKVTQYAVYARVAPEHKVRIVKAWQKHGKVVAMTGDGVNDAPALKSADIGIGMGITGTEVSKGASDMVLADDNFSTIVIAVKEGRKVFANIQKSIQYLLSANLGEVLTLFMMTVLGWQILQPVHILWINLVTDTFPAIALGVEPTEPGIMNQKPRGRKSNFFSGGVFQAIIYQGLLEGGITLAVYALAITFPVHQASGLAHADALTMAYATLGMIQLFHAFNVKSVHQSIFTVGFFKNKAFNWAVLASFILLAATIMIPGLNGLFHVSHLDLYQWGIVLAASFMLVVIVEIVKFFQRRAAK; encoded by the coding sequence ATGGTCGATAAACAAACCACATTTTTTACACAATCAACAGATGCAACACTTAAAGCGCTCGCCACAACGCCACAAGGGTTAACCCAAGAACAGGTTGAAAAACGTTTGGCAGAAAATGGTCGAAATCAATTAACTGAAAAGAAACGCAAAAGTTTAGCGATTCGTTTTTTAGAGCAGTTTAAAGATTTTATGATTATTGTGTTATTAGTCGCAGCGATGATCGCGGGCTTTTTAGCACACGAATGGCCAGATGCGTTCATTATTTTAGCCGTGGTGATTCTAAATGCGATTTTTGGGGTTTTCCAAGAAGCGAAGGCGGAACAAGCAATTGACGCCTTAAAAGAAATGGCGACACCTGATGCACACGTTCGACGAGATGGCGAAATCGTGACGATTAAGAGTGAAGAACTCGTGGTTGGCGATATCGTGTTGCTAGAAGCCGGCGATATTGTGCCAGCAGATCTTCGCTTACTTGAATCAGCTGCTTTGAAAATCGAAGAGTCCGCTTTAACTGGGGAATCCGTCCCAGTTGATAAGACCGTTGATACCCTGACTGATCCAGAAAGTGGGATTGGTGATCGGACCAATATGGCGTTTATGAATAGTAACGTTACTTATGGTCGAGGTGTTGGGGTTGTGACGGGGACTGGGATGCAGACCGAAGTTGGTAAAATTGCTGGGATGCTCAACCAAGCCGACGAAACAACGACCCCATTACAGATGAACTTGAGTCAATTAGGTAAGAGTTTGACGATTATGATTTTAATTATTGCCGCAATTGTTTTTGTGGTGGGATACTTACGTCACGCACAATCGCCAATTAACATGTTATTAACCGCTATTTCGTTAGCGGTCGCAGCGATTCCGGAAGGCCTACCTGCAATTGTGACGATTATCCTTGCTTTAGGAACGCAGAAGATGGTTAAAAGAAAGGCTATTGTTCGTAAGTTACCTGCAGTAGAAACACTAGGGAGTACGGATATTATTGCGTCTGATAAAACTGGGACGTTGACGATGAACCAAATGACCGTCGAAAAAATATTCACTAATAATCAATTACAAGATGCTGGCGCAACATTATCAGCGGATAATTTAACATTAAAAATCATGAATTTAGCCAATGATACTAAAATTAAGGCTGACGGTGAAATGATTGGTGATCCGACCGAAACAGCCCTAATCGCGTATGGTCGTGATAAGGACTTTGATATTAAGGCAGCTTTAGCAGCCGAACCACGGGTCGCCGAAGTGCCTTTTGATTCGGAGCGGAAGTTGATGACAACGGTTCATCAACAAGCTGATGGGCAATTCTTAATGACCACAAAAGGTGCACCAGATGAATTGCTCAAACGTGTTACGCATTATATCGACGCACAAGGCGTTGTTCAACCGATGGACGATGCAGAGCGCCAATTATTGTTAGACACGAATCATAGTTTGGCAAAACAAGCCTTGCGGGTCTTAGCGTTGGCTTATAAAGTTTTACCTAGTGTACCAGCAACGGTTGATCCAACCATTGAAACGGATTTAATTTTTGCTGGCTTAGTTGGAATGATTGATCCTGAACGACCAGAAGCAAAACAAGCCGTGACAGATGCGCATTCAGCCGGTATCCGAACGCTGATGATTACAGGGGATCACCGCGATACAGCCGAAGCAATCGCACTTCGTTTAGGCATTATTACGCCAGAAGAAGACGCGGATGCCGCCGTTATTACTGGTGCTGAGTTAGACCAAATGGACGATCAAGAATTCGCTAAAAAAGTTACTCAATACGCCGTTTATGCGCGGGTTGCGCCTGAACATAAGGTGCGAATTGTGAAAGCTTGGCAAAAACACGGTAAGGTCGTGGCGATGACTGGTGATGGTGTCAATGATGCGCCAGCCCTCAAATCAGCCGATATCGGTATTGGGATGGGGATCACCGGGACCGAAGTTTCTAAAGGGGCCAGTGATATGGTCTTAGCCGATGATAACTTCTCAACAATCGTGATTGCGGTTAAAGAAGGCCGGAAAGTCTTCGCTAATATTCAAAAATCAATCCAATATCTTTTATCAGCCAACTTGGGTGAAGTGTTAACCTTATTCATGATGACGGTTTTAGGTTGGCAAATTCTACAACCAGTGCATATCTTGTGGATTAATTTAGTAACGGATACGTTCCCCGCGATTGCCTTGGGCGTTGAACCAACTGAACCGGGGATTATGAATCAAAAACCGCGTGGCCGTAAATCAAACTTCTTCTCAGGTGGCGTGTTCCAAGCGATTATCTATCAAGGCCTATTAGAAGGTGGGATTACCTTAGCCGTTTATGCGTTAGCGATTACGTTCCCAGTGCATCAAGCAAGTGGCTTAGCCCATGCGGATGCCTTAACAATGGCGTATGCAACGTTAGGGATGATTCAACTCTTCCACGCCTTCAACGTTAAATCAGTCCATCAATCAATCTTTACAGTTGGCTTCTTTAAGAATAAAGCCTTCAACTGGGCTGTTTTAGCCTCATTTATCTTATTAGCCGCAACGATTATGATTCCAGGCCTCAATGGCTTATTCCACGTCTCACATCTTGATTTATATCAATGGGGGATTGTACTAGCAGCTTCATTCATGCTAGTGGTCATCGTTGAAATCGTGAAGTTCTTCCAAAGAAGAGCTGCTAAATAA